One Acanthopagrus latus isolate v.2019 chromosome 12, fAcaLat1.1, whole genome shotgun sequence genomic region harbors:
- the LOC119030064 gene encoding LIM/homeobox protein LMX-1.2-like, which produces MRALESVYHLSCFCCCICERQLCKGDEFVLKEGQLLCKRDYERENDLLSTVSLDNSDSDKSEDEDEDRDVKSAKCPSAVKGSDDSKDPRRPKRPRTILTTQQRRAFKASFEVSSKPCRKVRETLAAETGLSVRVVQVWFQNQRAKMKKLARRQQQQQEQHNSQRLGQEVVSGCMEGLLSSYSGPLPPNQQAQLVTMEHNRYSTDPFQQGLTPPQMPGDHMNPYGTDSIFHDIDSDTSLTSLSDCFMATPDVGSLQAQAGNPIDHLYSMQSSYFAS; this is translated from the exons ATGCGAGCTCTGGAGAGTGTTTACCACCTtagctgcttctgctgctgtatCTGTGAGCGCCAGCTGTGCAAGGGAGATGAGTTTGTTCTGAAAGAAGGTCAGCTGCTGTGCAAGAGGGACTATGAGAGGGAGAACGACCTGCTGAGCACAGTCAGTCTGGACAACTCAGACTCAG ATAagagtgaggatgaggatgaggatcgGGATGTGAAGTCAGCAAAGTGCCCTTCAGCAGTGAAAGGAAGTGATGACAGCAAAGACCCTCGGCGGCCCAAACGGCCGCGCACAATCCTCACCACCCAGCAGAGGAGAGCCTTCAAGGCCTCGTTCGAGGTCTCCTCGAAACCCTGCAGAAAG GTGAGAGAGACCCTGGCTGCAGAGACAGGCCTCAGCGTACGTGTGGTCCAGGTCTGGTTCCAGAACCAGAGAGCGAAG aTGAAAAAGTTAGCCCgcagacagcagcaacagcaggagcAACACAACAGCCAAAGGCTAGGCCAAG AGGTGGTATCAGGTTGTATGGAGGGCCTGCTCAGCTCCTACTCGGGGCCTCTACCTCCAAACCAGCAGGCGCAGCTGGTAACCATGGAGCACAACAGATACAGCACTGACCCCTTCCAGCAGGGCCTAACCCCTCCACAGATGCCTGGTGACCACATGAATCCTTATG GTACAGACTCCATATTTCACGATATCGACAGTGACACCTCTCTGACAAGCCTAAGTGACTGCTTCATGGCCACTCCAGATGTAGGGTCCCTGCAAGCACAGGCCGGAAACCCCATTGACCACCTGTACTCCATGCAGAGCTCCTACTTTGCCTCCTGA